In the Lysinibacillus sp. PLM2 genome, one interval contains:
- the argR gene encoding arginine repressor — protein sequence MNKGQRHMRIREIITNNTIETQDEIVDRLKEAGYNVTQATVSRDIKELHLVKVPLQDGRYKYSLPADQRFNPLQKLQRALSDAFISIDGASHFLVLKALPGNANAIAALIDRLEWHEILGTISGDDTILIICRTESDREEVKDRLLDML from the coding sequence ATGAATAAAGGGCAACGTCATATGAGAATACGAGAAATTATTACAAACAATACTATAGAAACACAAGATGAAATTGTCGATCGTTTAAAGGAAGCTGGATACAATGTAACACAAGCAACAGTATCAAGAGATATTAAAGAATTACATTTAGTAAAAGTACCGTTACAAGATGGTCGTTATAAATATAGTTTACCAGCAGATCAACGTTTTAATCCTTTGCAAAAGCTTCAAAGAGCGCTTTCCGATGCATTTATTAGTATCGACGGAGCCTCACATTTCTTAGTTTTAAAAGCATTACCAGGGAATGCAAATGCAATTGCTGCGTTAATAGATCGCTTGGAATGGCATGAAATTTTAGGTACAATTTCAGGTGATGATACGATTTTAATCATATGTAGAACAGAAAGTGATCGTGAAGAAGTGAAAGATCGACTTTTAGATATGCTTTAA
- the recN gene encoding DNA repair protein RecN — translation MLTELSIRNFAIIDELSLSFSEGLTVLTGETGAGKSIIIDAVHLLAGGRASQDFIRHGANKAELMGLFQITNENQAIYEKLQEIGIEIEEDSVILQRDINEKGKSICRINGKLVPLSILREVGGKLVDIHGQHENQELMDEKQHIRLLDYYASNDITSVKEKYLYAYQTYRQLKKELAQLNIDEKRTNQRIDLYQFQIREIEEAKLQIGEEEALTEERRKLLNFNKIFERANLAYEAISGEMKGLDLIGDAMGALDDIVELDNEFKDAQEAVSSSFYSLQDAAHQIKSVIDDLEFHPERLNEVEHRLAQYQMLKRKYGADVEEILTYYEKIKDELDQLLNRDEAIRKTELKLKAHEEQLEKLAQELTTIRKKNAIQLSESIMNQLRDLHMEKAKFIVNFDTYGHYESDGKDIVSFFISTNVGEPPKSLPKIASGGELSRIMLALKTIFSSADGVTSIIFDEVDTGVSGRVAQAIAEKIAAISNHSQVLCITHLPQVAAMADQHFLIRKEVDQNRTYTTVSNINMDERAEEISRMMSGAEITDLTLQHAKELLNLAEERKKEYKVKI, via the coding sequence TTGTTAACAGAGCTAAGTATTCGCAATTTCGCAATTATTGATGAGCTGTCCCTTAGTTTTTCAGAAGGTCTAACAGTTTTGACAGGTGAAACAGGTGCAGGTAAATCCATCATCATTGATGCGGTTCACTTATTAGCAGGTGGACGAGCATCGCAGGACTTTATTCGTCATGGAGCAAATAAAGCAGAATTAATGGGTCTATTTCAAATAACAAATGAAAATCAGGCTATTTATGAGAAATTACAAGAGATCGGAATTGAAATCGAAGAAGATTCAGTCATTCTTCAAAGGGATATAAATGAAAAGGGTAAAAGTATTTGTCGTATAAATGGAAAACTTGTTCCTTTATCCATTTTACGAGAAGTAGGTGGAAAATTAGTCGACATTCATGGGCAGCATGAAAATCAAGAACTCATGGATGAAAAACAACATATACGACTACTTGATTATTACGCTTCAAACGACATTACATCAGTAAAAGAAAAATATTTATACGCATATCAAACTTATCGTCAATTGAAAAAGGAACTTGCTCAATTAAACATTGATGAAAAACGAACGAATCAAAGAATTGATCTTTATCAATTTCAAATTCGAGAAATTGAAGAAGCGAAGCTACAAATTGGAGAAGAAGAGGCACTTACTGAAGAAAGACGGAAGCTTTTGAACTTCAATAAAATATTTGAGCGTGCAAATCTTGCCTATGAGGCTATATCTGGAGAGATGAAAGGTCTAGATTTAATTGGTGATGCGATGGGGGCTTTAGATGATATCGTTGAATTGGATAACGAATTTAAAGACGCTCAAGAAGCTGTATCATCATCCTTTTATTCATTACAAGACGCAGCACATCAAATTAAAAGTGTGATTGATGATTTAGAATTTCATCCCGAGCGTTTAAATGAAGTGGAGCACCGTTTAGCCCAATATCAAATGCTAAAAAGAAAATATGGTGCGGATGTAGAAGAAATTTTAACTTATTATGAAAAAATTAAAGACGAATTAGATCAATTATTAAATCGAGATGAAGCAATACGAAAAACGGAGCTAAAGCTAAAAGCTCATGAAGAACAGCTTGAAAAACTTGCTCAAGAGCTTACAACAATTCGCAAGAAAAATGCCATTCAGTTAAGCGAATCAATTATGAATCAGCTCCGAGATTTACATATGGAAAAAGCAAAATTTATCGTAAATTTTGATACTTACGGCCATTATGAATCAGATGGAAAAGATATTGTATCATTTTTTATCTCAACAAATGTTGGCGAACCGCCGAAATCTTTACCGAAAATTGCTTCTGGTGGAGAACTATCCAGAATCATGCTAGCTTTAAAAACCATTTTTTCATCTGCGGATGGCGTTACTTCTATAATATTTGACGAAGTGGATACAGGTGTTAGCGGTCGTGTAGCACAAGCAATCGCTGAAAAGATTGCTGCCATCTCAAACCATTCACAAGTATTATGTATCACTCATCTACCTCAGGTTGCAGCGATGGCTGATCAACATTTCTTAATTAGAAAGGAAGTTGATCAAAACAGAACCTACACGACCGTTTCAAATATAAATATGGATGAACGTGCTGAAGAAATAAGTAGAATGATGAGTGGTGCTGAAATAACAGATTTAACCCTACAACATGCTAAAGAGTTGTTAAATTTAGCTGAAGAACGAAAAAAAGAATATAAAGTGAAAATATAA
- a CDS encoding polymerase: MIIFANDLIEVIEENNKVYVKTNKLGFSLKEFDGILTKHPRIKLTNFALLKSVLTKENSNPVEIGTWLPDIEIEIAQNKMSASIIINETRESIKENIEKLGQDIERLLTENKITHGILPIDLMKADTGKTIEIAKGTEPITGEDAIVKYLEIPERKPVIREDGKADYFDMNFIFEIKEGSWLGEKIPAKPGIPGKNIFGEPVPAPHGKDVPLKYDKKSAVEVEEEGKIVLKALNSGVLEERQGMISISRHLPIDGDVGLETGNIQFDGSISIRGTVQNGYTVVASGDISIEHPEGVIGAKLIQSTGGDVYIRGGIFGLGETVVEAGKNIFVKHVNEANLIAGEEIVIGSYALGSNLYANTIKVDERKGKLIGGRAVAKDSIITAISGNRLERKTELIIESVSKKEKQEMIQEKASLLKALHEEIVQMSSQLNTMNQYQNKMNDKQMKAFNQAKQLVEKKKNDAELVDQEIKKLMKEFHASAKEEIVVRKEAYPGTYIQIGKKSTTLSKMTNGTFRLENGELNA, encoded by the coding sequence TTGATAATTTTTGCAAACGATCTCATAGAAGTGATAGAAGAGAACAATAAGGTGTATGTCAAAACAAATAAATTAGGTTTTTCATTAAAAGAGTTTGATGGAATCCTGACAAAACATCCTCGAATAAAATTAACAAATTTCGCACTTTTAAAAAGTGTTTTAACTAAAGAAAATTCAAACCCTGTGGAGATTGGCACATGGTTGCCGGATATTGAAATTGAAATTGCACAAAATAAAATGAGTGCTTCTATTATTATTAATGAAACAAGAGAATCTATTAAAGAAAATATAGAAAAACTTGGACAAGATATTGAACGATTATTAACAGAGAATAAAATAACTCACGGAATCCTCCCAATCGATTTAATGAAAGCGGATACGGGAAAAACAATAGAAATTGCAAAAGGAACAGAACCCATCACTGGTGAAGATGCAATTGTAAAATATCTTGAAATTCCTGAGAGAAAACCCGTCATTCGTGAAGATGGGAAGGCTGATTATTTTGATATGAACTTTATATTTGAAATTAAAGAAGGTTCCTGGTTAGGTGAGAAAATTCCAGCAAAACCTGGTATACCTGGGAAAAATATTTTTGGAGAACCGGTACCAGCCCCACATGGTAAGGATGTCCCTTTAAAATATGATAAAAAATCAGCAGTCGAAGTAGAAGAAGAGGGGAAAATTGTTTTAAAGGCATTAAATAGTGGTGTTCTTGAGGAACGTCAAGGGATGATTTCAATTAGTCGGCACCTACCGATTGATGGAGATGTGGGACTTGAAACTGGTAATATTCAATTCGATGGATCGATTAGTATTCGTGGTACTGTCCAAAATGGATATACTGTCGTCGCCTCAGGAGACATCTCAATAGAACATCCAGAAGGGGTAATTGGAGCGAAGTTAATCCAATCGACAGGTGGAGATGTGTACATTCGTGGAGGTATTTTTGGTCTAGGTGAAACGGTTGTCGAAGCAGGTAAGAATATATTTGTAAAACACGTCAATGAAGCCAATTTAATTGCAGGTGAAGAAATTGTTATTGGTTCTTATGCGCTAGGATCAAATTTATATGCAAATACTATAAAAGTAGATGAACGGAAAGGAAAATTAATCGGTGGTAGAGCTGTTGCAAAGGATTCCATTATTACAGCTATCTCTGGAAATCGATTAGAAAGAAAAACTGAATTAATCATTGAAAGTGTGAGTAAAAAAGAAAAACAAGAAATGATTCAGGAGAAGGCATCTTTATTAAAAGCTTTACATGAAGAAATAGTTCAGATGTCATCTCAACTAAATACGATGAATCAATATCAAAACAAAATGAATGACAAGCAAATGAAAGCGTTTAATCAAGCGAAACAATTGGTAGAAAAAAAGAAAAATGACGCTGAGCTAGTCGATCAAGAAATAAAAAAATTAATGAAGGAATTCCATGCCTCCGCAAAAGAGGAAATTGTTGTTCGCAAAGAAGCTTATCCTGGTACATATATTCAAATAGGGAAAAAATCCACTACCTTATCGAAAATGACAAATGGAACATTTCGTTTAGAGAATGGGGAGCTAAATGCATAA
- the yqxC gene encoding putative rRNA methyltransferase YqxC produces MTKQVKERVDILLVERGLCETREKAKRAIMAGLVYSNESRIDKAGEKISIDAPLQVKGTQLKYVSRGGLKLEKALEIFDMSVDGKIMLDIGSSTGGFTDCALQNGAVHCYALDVGTNQLAWKIRSDDRVTVMEKTNFRYSKPEDFHEGLPNFATIDVSFISLSLILPVLKTILLRGGDVMALVKPQFEAGKDNVGKKGIVKDPKVHLDVLEHIAKIASEVGFVVKDASFSPITGGEGNIEFLFHLVNPKDDEFIEPFTNFKKIVEEAHSELK; encoded by the coding sequence ATGACAAAACAAGTAAAAGAACGTGTCGATATTTTATTAGTTGAAAGAGGATTATGTGAAACACGTGAAAAAGCAAAAAGGGCTATCATGGCTGGTCTTGTTTATTCAAATGAATCGCGGATTGATAAAGCAGGAGAAAAAATATCAATTGACGCACCTCTTCAAGTAAAAGGCACGCAATTAAAATATGTGAGTCGTGGTGGATTAAAGCTTGAAAAAGCTCTTGAAATATTTGACATGTCTGTTGATGGTAAAATTATGTTAGATATAGGCTCTTCAACAGGAGGATTTACTGATTGTGCTCTACAAAATGGAGCAGTCCATTGCTATGCACTCGATGTAGGTACAAATCAATTAGCATGGAAAATCCGTTCTGATGATCGGGTCACAGTTATGGAAAAAACAAACTTTAGATACTCAAAGCCAGAAGATTTCCATGAAGGATTACCTAACTTTGCAACCATCGATGTGTCATTTATTTCTCTTTCCCTAATATTACCTGTACTAAAAACAATTTTATTGCGTGGTGGAGATGTCATGGCATTAGTAAAGCCACAATTTGAAGCTGGTAAAGATAATGTTGGTAAAAAAGGGATAGTGAAAGATCCTAAGGTTCACCTTGATGTATTAGAACATATAGCAAAAATTGCTTCTGAAGTAGGATTTGTTGTGAAGGATGCTTCTTTTTCTCCGATTACAGGTGGAGAAGGGAATATTGAATTTTTATTCCACCTAGTTAATCCAAAAGATGATGAATTCATAGAACCATTTACAAATTTTAAAAAAATTGTAGAAGAAGCACATAGTGAATTAAAATAA
- the spo0A gene encoding stage 0 sporulation protein A: protein MAKVRVAIADDNRDLVKTLEQFFENHPEIEIVASAPNGKLCLKMLEEYHPDVLLLDIIMPHLDGLAVLEAMYNDDQFSNTQVIMLTAFGQEDVMKQAVTYGASYFMLKPFEFDQLVQKIIHCAGQKTETVKRQSILQPEPVGKVNQRQLDTTITAIIKEIGVPAHIKGYSYLREAIQMVYFDIELLGSVTKILYPEIAKKFGTTPSRVERAIRHAIEVAWNRGNYESISQMFGYTVHHLKSKPTNSEFIAMIADKIRIELVAS from the coding sequence TTGGCTAAAGTTAGAGTGGCAATTGCCGACGATAACAGAGATCTAGTAAAAACATTGGAGCAATTTTTTGAAAACCATCCGGAAATTGAAATCGTAGCATCAGCTCCTAATGGAAAATTATGTTTGAAAATGTTGGAAGAGTATCATCCAGACGTATTGTTACTAGATATAATTATGCCCCATTTGGATGGTTTAGCGGTGTTAGAGGCAATGTATAATGACGATCAATTTTCTAACACACAAGTAATCATGTTAACTGCATTTGGTCAAGAGGATGTTATGAAGCAAGCTGTTACATATGGAGCTTCTTATTTCATGCTAAAGCCATTTGAATTTGATCAATTAGTACAAAAAATAATTCATTGTGCGGGTCAAAAAACTGAAACTGTAAAACGTCAAAGTATCCTACAACCAGAGCCAGTAGGAAAAGTAAATCAACGTCAGCTTGATACAACAATTACGGCTATCATTAAAGAAATTGGTGTTCCTGCCCATATTAAAGGGTACTCTTATTTAAGAGAAGCGATTCAAATGGTTTACTTTGATATCGAGCTATTAGGTTCAGTAACAAAAATTTTATATCCTGAAATAGCGAAAAAATTTGGCACTACTCCTTCACGTGTTGAACGTGCGATTCGTCATGCCATCGAAGTTGCCTGGAACCGTGGAAATTACGAATCCATTTCACAAATGTTCGGTTACACTGTACATCACCTAAAATCAAAACCAACTAACTCGGAATTCATTGCGATGATTGCCGACAAAATTCGAATTGAATTGGTGGCGTCGTAA